A genome region from Oceanococcus sp. HetDA_MAG_MS8 includes the following:
- a CDS encoding Na+/H+ antiporter NhaC — translation MNSAHSQKAQAPQQAMPLGLALTPVAVLIALLVTALALFGDGAIGGPTQLCLMLAGCAAGGVGMVRGVAWEQLEAAVGATMARASMPIMILLAIGGLIGVWMAAGIIPALIVYGSQILNPEIFYLAALLISALVALVVGSSWTTAGTVGIALIGVAAASGLSLPMTAGAIISGVYFGDKLSPLSDTTNLAAALAGTPLFTHVRYLLWTTVPALGVAIVFFAAASFLAAGEADTAGLAELSAALGNSYTISAWLLLPFLGLFTMAYKGVPALLAILASIVIGGVFGAVFQQHADPQAMATLGLYWGSAANGYAAQTGLALADDLLSRGGMDSMLTTVWLIVSAMFFSGMMERSGCLQRLLEAVLRLFQKGQSILFGAGATAMLTNVVAGDQYVSLVIASRMYAGEVEARGLAPETLSRTSEDFGTVTSVLVPWNTCGAYMAATLGVATWAYLPFCIFNLASPVISAWYIASGRSIRWHRQDSRHSAPEPAQS, via the coding sequence GTGAATTCGGCGCATTCACAAAAGGCTCAGGCTCCTCAGCAGGCCATGCCTTTGGGCTTGGCCCTAACACCAGTTGCCGTGCTGATTGCTCTGTTGGTGACAGCATTGGCCCTGTTCGGTGATGGGGCTATTGGTGGGCCAACTCAGCTTTGCTTAATGCTCGCCGGCTGCGCTGCCGGAGGCGTGGGCATGGTACGGGGAGTGGCCTGGGAGCAACTCGAGGCTGCGGTGGGCGCAACCATGGCTCGGGCCTCGATGCCCATCATGATTTTGTTGGCGATTGGCGGCTTAATTGGCGTGTGGATGGCCGCTGGCATTATTCCGGCATTGATCGTGTATGGCAGCCAAATTCTCAACCCCGAAATCTTTTACTTGGCAGCCCTACTCATATCGGCTTTGGTGGCCTTGGTCGTGGGCAGCTCTTGGACCACCGCGGGCACCGTTGGCATTGCGCTCATTGGCGTGGCAGCGGCCTCCGGGCTGTCCTTGCCCATGACTGCGGGCGCCATCATTTCTGGGGTGTATTTTGGCGATAAGCTCTCGCCGCTATCAGATACCACGAACTTAGCCGCAGCCTTGGCCGGCACGCCATTATTTACCCACGTGCGATACTTGCTCTGGACCACGGTACCTGCGCTGGGCGTCGCTATTGTGTTTTTCGCGGCTGCGAGCTTTTTGGCGGCTGGTGAAGCAGATACCGCCGGCTTGGCCGAGCTCAGTGCTGCGCTTGGCAATAGCTACACCATTTCAGCGTGGTTGTTGCTGCCGTTTTTGGGCCTATTCACCATGGCCTATAAGGGGGTTCCAGCGCTACTGGCCATTCTGGCCTCGATTGTGATTGGCGGCGTGTTCGGCGCGGTATTCCAGCAGCATGCCGATCCCCAAGCGATGGCGACGCTGGGCCTGTATTGGGGCAGCGCGGCCAATGGCTATGCAGCGCAGACGGGGTTGGCCCTGGCCGATGATCTGCTCTCCCGCGGCGGTATGGACAGCATGCTGACCACGGTATGGCTGATTGTTTCGGCGATGTTTTTCAGCGGAATGATGGAACGGTCGGGCTGCCTGCAGCGCTTGCTGGAAGCTGTACTGCGCCTGTTCCAAAAGGGGCAATCTATTCTGTTCGGCGCCGGTGCAACCGCCATGCTCACCAACGTGGTGGCCGGTGACCAATATGTGTCCTTGGTGATTGCTTCGCGCATGTATGCCGGTGAAGTCGAGGCCCGTGGGCTGGCGCCGGAGACCCTTTCGCGCACCAGTGAAGACTTCGGGACGGTCACTTCGGTATTGGTGCCTTGGAACACCTGTGGCGCCTACATGGCCGCCACGCTGGGTGTGGCCACCTGGGCCTATTTACCCTTTTGTATTTTTAACCTAGCCAGCCCGGTGATTTCGGCTTGGTACATAGCGAGTGGACGCAGTATTCGTTGGCATCGCCAAGACTCACGCCACTCGGCACCAGAGCCAGCGCAGAGCTGA
- the recG gene encoding ATP-dependent DNA helicase RecG, whose protein sequence is MQIQQLRGAGPRTVEQLKKLGVHSVEDLLLHLPSRYEDRTQLRPLNQLQGGHSQRFCGQVQQLRPLGGRRPGLQAKLADNRGELSVVWFSRRGPQEKLAVGDWLLCWGDVREGRFGLECAHPQMTPVPSPQQLPDLGDRLSPIYPTTAGLTQGRINQLMQQALERVESLFPQLIPQDVAPRLEVAQALRTLHAPPVDGGEDMLEARQRLAFEEWLAQRLAIARTRARMVTMQAPRCPPAPQAEQLLREQLPFSPTSAQEAVLEEIRPELAQAAPMLRLVQGDVGCGKTAVAALAAVAPLAAGFQVALMAPTDILARQHVQTLQPWFAALRKPVGLLTGSQTAAERKKLLQAVAQGDVAVVVGTHALFQDKVVFQQLGLVIVDEQHRFGVGQRLALRDKSGAVVAHQLIMTATPIPRTLAQTVFADLQISQITARPPGRQPIATVSLPQARRGEVIERLRVVCAEGRQAYWVCPALSESEHATAAEDIAELLREQLPELQIGLMHGQLKPAEKMQVMEDFRAHRAHVLVATTVIEVGVDVPGASIIVIDEAERLGLAQLHQLRGRVGRGEQASFCVLLHKTPLSDTARARLKALCDSDDGFVLAEKDLELRGPGELLGTAQSGDQRLRFADVMLDAQLLPQVMRVADTLEEHPSLAQALVQRWLGQRLDYAAV, encoded by the coding sequence ATGCAAATTCAGCAACTGCGTGGGGCTGGGCCACGTACCGTAGAGCAGCTCAAAAAGTTGGGCGTGCACAGCGTGGAAGACCTGCTGCTGCACCTACCCTCACGCTATGAAGATCGCACACAGCTGCGACCGCTGAACCAGTTGCAGGGAGGCCACAGTCAACGTTTCTGCGGCCAAGTTCAACAGTTGCGCCCTTTGGGCGGGCGGCGGCCTGGCCTGCAGGCCAAGCTGGCCGACAACCGGGGCGAGTTGAGTGTGGTCTGGTTTTCCCGTCGCGGTCCCCAGGAGAAGTTGGCCGTGGGTGATTGGCTGCTGTGCTGGGGGGATGTGCGCGAAGGGCGTTTTGGTTTGGAGTGCGCTCATCCTCAGATGACTCCTGTGCCCAGTCCGCAGCAGCTGCCTGACTTGGGCGATAGGCTCAGTCCCATCTATCCCACCACAGCCGGGTTGACTCAAGGTCGCATCAATCAGCTCATGCAGCAGGCCTTGGAGCGGGTGGAGAGCTTATTCCCCCAGTTGATTCCACAAGATGTGGCGCCACGGTTGGAGGTGGCGCAGGCCCTGCGCACCTTGCATGCCCCTCCCGTGGATGGCGGCGAGGATATGCTTGAGGCCCGCCAGCGCTTGGCTTTTGAAGAGTGGCTGGCGCAGCGTTTGGCCATCGCGCGTACGCGGGCCAGGATGGTGACTATGCAGGCTCCACGCTGCCCGCCTGCGCCGCAGGCTGAGCAGCTTTTACGCGAGCAGCTGCCCTTCAGTCCGACTTCGGCGCAGGAGGCTGTACTCGAGGAAATCCGCCCGGAGCTGGCGCAGGCCGCACCCATGCTGCGTTTGGTCCAAGGGGATGTGGGCTGCGGAAAAACAGCGGTGGCTGCCCTGGCGGCTGTGGCGCCTTTGGCTGCGGGCTTTCAAGTGGCTCTGATGGCGCCCACAGATATTCTTGCGCGCCAACATGTGCAGACCTTGCAGCCATGGTTCGCAGCGCTGCGTAAGCCAGTGGGCTTGCTCACAGGCTCGCAGACCGCCGCCGAGCGTAAAAAGCTATTGCAGGCCGTGGCCCAAGGTGATGTGGCCGTGGTGGTGGGCACGCACGCCCTGTTCCAAGACAAGGTTGTTTTTCAGCAACTCGGTTTGGTCATCGTGGACGAGCAGCATCGCTTCGGCGTGGGTCAGCGCTTGGCCCTGCGCGATAAAAGCGGAGCTGTGGTCGCCCATCAGCTCATCATGACCGCAACGCCTATTCCGCGCACCCTGGCACAAACCGTTTTTGCCGACTTGCAGATCTCGCAGATCACCGCGCGCCCTCCAGGCCGGCAGCCTATTGCTACGGTTAGCCTGCCGCAGGCGCGGCGCGGAGAGGTTATTGAGCGACTCCGAGTGGTTTGCGCCGAGGGTCGGCAGGCCTACTGGGTTTGTCCAGCCTTGTCCGAATCTGAGCACGCAACCGCCGCCGAAGATATTGCCGAACTGCTGCGCGAGCAATTGCCCGAATTGCAGATCGGGCTGATGCATGGTCAGCTCAAGCCTGCAGAGAAAATGCAGGTCATGGAAGACTTTCGTGCTCACCGCGCCCATGTGCTGGTGGCTACAACAGTGATTGAAGTGGGTGTGGATGTGCCCGGCGCCAGCATTATCGTGATTGACGAAGCCGAGCGCTTGGGGCTGGCCCAGTTGCACCAATTGCGTGGACGCGTCGGCCGCGGCGAGCAGGCGAGTTTTTGTGTGCTGCTACACAAAACCCCCTTAAGCGACACGGCGCGAGCGCGCCTCAAGGCTCTATGCGATAGCGACGACGGCTTTGTGCTCGCCGAGAAAGACCTAGAGCTGCGTGGGCCAGGTGAGTTATTAGGGACCGCGCAAAGCGGCGATCAGCGTCTGCGTTTTGCCGATGTGATGCTGGACGCGCAGTTGCTGCCGCAGGTCATGCGGGTGGCAGATACACTCGAAGAGCATCCCAGTTTGGCGCAGGCTTTGGTGCAGCGCTGGTTAGGACAGCGGCTGGATTACGCGGCGGTCTAG
- a CDS encoding RidA family protein, which produces MTQHRAIQTDKAPAAIGPYSQAVQAGNTLYLSGQIPLDPTTMELIPSADFAEHARQVFKNLAAVLDAAGLSLEDVVKLNLYLVDLGQFAAVNAVMEEFFSQPFPARAAIGVASLPKGAVVEADAIAVVPTA; this is translated from the coding sequence ATGACCCAACATCGCGCCATTCAAACCGACAAGGCCCCGGCGGCTATTGGTCCTTACTCGCAGGCTGTGCAGGCGGGCAATACCCTCTATCTCAGTGGGCAAATTCCTTTAGACCCGACGACGATGGAGCTGATCCCTAGCGCCGATTTTGCCGAGCACGCCCGCCAAGTGTTCAAGAATTTGGCTGCAGTCTTGGACGCGGCCGGTTTGAGCTTGGAGGATGTGGTGAAGCTGAATCTGTACTTGGTTGATCTGGGGCAGTTCGCCGCAGTGAACGCGGTGATGGAAGAGTTCTTCAGTCAGCCTTTCCCCGCGCGGGCCGCGATTGGCGTGGCCAGCCTGCCCAAAGGCGCCGTGGTTGAGGCAGATGCCATAGCAGTCGTTCCCACCGCCTAA
- a CDS encoding TonB-dependent receptor yields MGNLLLRGAAARCVSWSALAAVLVAPWSVQAQEDTSEPQVEEEALDTIPLPDSEAPVLDDESTLLDELVVVGSRRQPRSAADTVAPVDVISGSSIANQAPSDVGDMLRIVVPSYNVNTQPISDAATIIRPANLRGLSPDNTLVLVNGKRRHRASVISFLGGGIADGAHGPDISVFPTIGLKQVEVLRDGASSQYGSDAIAGVLNFVLKDDYEGGMLEARYGSTYEGDGDNYRLGGNIGLPLGDTGFINLSAEFSEVDDTIRSVQRDDAAALIAAGNTAVQDISVNTITTDVTQIWGQPNVRDDIKLFFNSGMSFNSMVEGYAFGNYASREVDGGFFYRNPTNRAGVYQGPLVDPETGEADPEGVPSVLVGDLSVEDSGDCVAGIPLQGPDFLIPDEDILADVSADDNCFSFVEMFPGGFVPRFGGKNTDMSLVLGTRGTLPVGRGLDYDFSYTYGDNETEFFIRNTVNASLGPNTPTSFNPGAYRQTDNNFNLDFSYGLPVAAFVSDLFLSAGLEYRSERFQIARGDLASRQLGPLAAPSEGFPLGQGFASSSNGFGGFTVATSDEQTNTALYLEAESEVMKGLTLQAAGRYEDFNTFGDTFNYKLGGLFVMNPAVRFRGTVSTGFHAPTAGQANVVNVTTAFVGGVLQDVGVIPLSSGAGQFVNGRRAARGERPFELGPEESVNYSLGVALNLAKVEITLDVFQIELDGRIATTDDIDFIGELQGFARENDVQTYEDTNNNGQQDQGEPDLTTSQLINALDGTNGFDADDFEGAEDLTAFRVFTNNFDTRTRGMDLVVTSPINLGIGGFSNLSAAVNYTETKVTERGVFSPIGDIRLRQLEENIPQWKGNISLNHTQGAWRGLARVNFHGDYFEGHLEEVPVDLGGEMTVDLEATTTLRNGLEISLGGANVFDNFPDRLPADVAGIAGAKYPTTAPFGFNGGQYYLRLRRSF; encoded by the coding sequence ATGGGGAATCTGTTGTTGCGGGGCGCGGCTGCGCGCTGCGTGTCGTGGTCCGCTTTGGCGGCCGTATTGGTGGCGCCGTGGAGCGTGCAGGCGCAGGAGGACACCTCCGAGCCTCAGGTTGAGGAGGAAGCGCTAGACACCATCCCGTTGCCGGATAGCGAGGCACCGGTTTTAGACGATGAGTCCACCCTGTTGGATGAGCTTGTTGTGGTCGGTTCCCGGCGGCAACCGCGCTCGGCAGCCGATACGGTGGCCCCGGTGGATGTTATTTCTGGCTCCAGCATCGCCAATCAGGCGCCCTCGGATGTGGGCGACATGCTGCGTATTGTGGTGCCCTCCTACAACGTGAACACCCAGCCCATCTCCGATGCGGCCACCATCATTCGCCCGGCCAACCTGCGCGGTTTGTCGCCGGACAACACCTTGGTGCTGGTCAACGGTAAACGCCGCCACCGGGCTTCCGTCATCAGCTTTCTGGGTGGTGGTATTGCAGATGGCGCGCATGGGCCAGACATCAGCGTATTCCCCACCATTGGTTTGAAACAGGTGGAAGTACTGCGTGACGGGGCCTCCTCTCAGTACGGCTCCGATGCCATTGCTGGCGTGCTCAATTTCGTCCTCAAAGACGACTACGAGGGCGGCATGTTGGAAGCGCGCTACGGCTCTACGTACGAGGGTGACGGCGACAACTACCGTTTGGGCGGGAACATTGGCTTGCCGTTAGGGGATACCGGCTTTATCAACCTTTCAGCAGAGTTCTCTGAGGTCGATGACACCATTCGCTCAGTACAGCGGGATGACGCCGCGGCCTTGATTGCTGCCGGTAACACCGCTGTGCAAGACATCAGCGTGAACACGATTACTACGGATGTCACCCAAATCTGGGGCCAGCCCAATGTGCGTGACGACATTAAGCTGTTTTTCAACAGCGGTATGTCTTTCAACTCTATGGTTGAAGGCTACGCTTTTGGTAACTACGCCAGCCGCGAAGTCGATGGTGGTTTCTTCTACCGCAACCCCACCAACCGCGCTGGCGTCTACCAGGGCCCCTTGGTTGATCCGGAAACCGGCGAAGCCGATCCTGAGGGCGTTCCTTCGGTGCTGGTCGGTGATTTGTCGGTGGAAGACTCTGGTGACTGCGTGGCTGGGATTCCCCTGCAAGGTCCTGACTTCTTAATCCCGGATGAAGACATCCTCGCCGATGTGAGCGCAGACGATAACTGCTTCTCCTTTGTCGAAATGTTCCCAGGCGGCTTTGTGCCACGCTTTGGGGGCAAGAATACGGACATGTCCTTGGTGCTCGGTACCCGCGGTACGCTACCTGTGGGCCGCGGCTTGGACTACGACTTCAGCTACACCTACGGCGACAACGAAACCGAGTTCTTTATCCGTAATACGGTCAATGCCAGCTTGGGGCCGAATACGCCAACCAGCTTTAACCCTGGGGCCTACCGCCAGACCGATAACAACTTCAACCTAGACTTCAGCTATGGCTTGCCAGTGGCGGCCTTCGTTTCAGACTTGTTCCTCTCGGCCGGCTTGGAATACCGCAGTGAACGCTTCCAAATTGCGCGTGGCGATCTGGCCTCCCGGCAGTTAGGTCCATTGGCGGCACCGTCTGAAGGCTTCCCGCTGGGGCAAGGCTTTGCCTCTAGCTCTAACGGCTTTGGTGGCTTCACCGTGGCCACTTCAGACGAGCAAACCAACACGGCGCTGTACTTGGAGGCTGAGTCTGAAGTGATGAAAGGCCTCACCCTGCAGGCCGCGGGTCGTTATGAAGACTTCAACACCTTCGGCGACACCTTTAATTACAAGCTCGGCGGCTTATTCGTGATGAACCCTGCTGTGCGTTTCCGCGGCACGGTTTCCACCGGTTTCCACGCGCCGACCGCGGGGCAGGCGAATGTGGTCAATGTCACCACCGCATTTGTGGGCGGTGTTTTGCAGGATGTGGGTGTGATCCCGCTGAGCAGTGGCGCCGGCCAATTCGTGAACGGCCGTCGTGCCGCGCGTGGCGAGCGTCCCTTTGAATTGGGTCCGGAAGAATCGGTGAACTATTCCCTTGGTGTGGCTCTGAACCTAGCTAAGGTAGAAATCACTCTGGATGTATTCCAGATTGAATTGGACGGGCGTATTGCCACCACTGATGACATTGACTTTATTGGCGAATTGCAGGGCTTTGCGCGTGAAAACGACGTGCAAACCTATGAGGACACCAACAATAACGGGCAGCAAGACCAAGGTGAGCCAGACCTCACCACCAGTCAGCTCATTAATGCCCTGGATGGCACCAATGGCTTCGACGCGGATGATTTTGAGGGGGCAGAAGATCTCACGGCATTCCGTGTGTTTACTAACAACTTCGATACCCGCACACGCGGTATGGACCTGGTGGTGACCTCGCCCATTAACTTGGGCATTGGTGGCTTCAGTAACTTGTCTGCTGCCGTTAACTACACCGAAACCAAGGTGACCGAGCGCGGCGTGTTTAGCCCCATTGGTGACATTCGCCTGCGTCAGTTGGAAGAGAACATTCCGCAATGGAAGGGCAACATCAGCCTGAACCACACCCAAGGCGCTTGGCGCGGCTTGGCACGGGTGAACTTCCACGGTGACTACTTTGAGGGTCACCTAGAAGAGGTGCCGGTGGATCTGGGCGGCGAAATGACCGTGGACCTGGAAGCAACGACCACCCTGCGCAATGGTCTGGAGATTTCCTTGGGTGGTGCCAATGTCTTCGACAACTTCCCCGACCGCCTGCCTGCGGATGTGGCCGGTATTGCGGGTGCGAAGTACCCAACTACGGCGCCGTTTGGCTTCAATGGTGGGCAGTACTACCTGCGCCTGCGCCGCAGCTTCTGA